A genomic window from Salvia hispanica cultivar TCC Black 2014 chromosome 5, UniMelb_Shisp_WGS_1.0, whole genome shotgun sequence includes:
- the LOC125190311 gene encoding probable NOT transcription complex subunit VIP2 isoform X2, whose product MSGLLNSSLNGSTSSLPDSTGRSYTSSFSVQSGAGSPVYHHAGNIQGLHNLHGNFNVPNMPGALGSRSTTMNNIASSGLQQASGNLSTGRFSSNNLPVALSQISHSNTHVHSGMASRGGMSVIGNQGYSSSTNGVGGSIPGILPTSAAISNRTSVSGLGISPVLGNAGQRMASSMGSIVGGGNIGRNISSGGGLSMPGLTSRLNLSANSGSGNLNVQGQNRLMSGVLQQASPQLNSRPSSSGGQGQIGSLRKQGLSPIVQQNQEFSIQNEDFPALPGFKGGNIDYSMDMHQKEQIHDTSVSMMQPQNFSMGRSSGFNLGATYSPHRPQQQQQHTQSASGSGGPFSNVNNQDLLHVHSSELFPPSHSNYHSQSSGPPGIGLRPLNSPSSVSGMGSYEHLQQYQQHPNQSQFRLQPMSAVGHPFRDQGAKPMQAAQTASDPFGLRGLLSVIRMSDPDLSSLALGIDLTTLGLNLNSTENLHKTFGSPWSDEPAKGDTEYAVPQCYYAKQPPPLSQAYFSKFQLDTLFYIFYSMPKDEAQLYAANELYNRAWFYHREIHYWFTRVSNMEPLVKTSAYERGSYICFDPNTWETIRKDNFVLHYDMLEKRPALPQH is encoded by the exons atgtcAGGGTTGCTCAAT TCATCACTGAACGGTTCTACTTCAAGTCTTCCTGACAGCACAGGGCGTTCATacacatcatcattttctgTACAGTCCGGTGCTGGTTCTCCTGTTTATCATCATGCTG GAAATATCCAGGGACTGCATAATCTTCATGGAAACTTCAATGTTCCAAACATGCCGGGTGCGCTTGGATCAAGAAGTACAACTATGAATAACATTGCTTCAAGTGGGTTGCAACAAGCTTCTGGCAACCTTTCTACTGGCCGTTTTTCTTCCAACAACCTTCCAGTTGCCCTTTCTCAG ATATCTCACAGCAATACGCATGTTCATTCAGGGATGGCAAGTAGGGGTGGTATGAGTGTCATAGGAAACCAAGGATATAGTAGCAGCACTAATGGAGTTGGTGGTTCTATCCCAGGGATCCTACCAACATCTGCTGCAATTAGCAATCGGACATCTGTTTCCGGTCTTGGTATATCTCCGGTCCTAGGAAATGCAGGGCAACGAATGGCAAGTTCAATGGGTAGTATAGTTGGTGGGGGCAATATTGGCCGGAATATTAGCTCAGGTGGAGGGCTATCTATGCCTGGGCTTACTTCTCGATTGAATTTATCAGCCAACAGCGGTTCCGGAAATCTAAACGTGCAAGGACAAAATAGGCTGATGAGTGGTGTACTTCAACAAG CTTCTCCACAG CTGAATAGTCGTCCCAGTTCATCTGGAGGCCAAGGGCAAATAG GTTCTTTACGAAAGCAAGGCCTTAGTCCTATTGTTCAACAAAATCAGGAGTTCAGTATCCAAAATGAAGATTTTCCAGCCTTACCTGGATTTAAGG GTGGCAACATAGATTACTCAATGGACATGCATCAGAAAGAACAAATTCATGATACCTCTGTTTCCATGATGCAGCCCCAAAATTTTTCT ATGGGACGCTCTTCTGGTTTCAACTTGGGTGCAACTTATTCACCCCATCGGCCacaacagcagcagcaacatACTCAATCAGCAAGTGGTAGTGGTGGGCCCTTTTCTAATGTAAATAATCAAGATCTGCTCCATGTACATAGTTCGGAGTTGTTTCCACCATCACATTCGAACTATCATTCACAG AGCAGTGGACCCCCGGGAATTGGATTGCGGCCTCTGAATAGTCCAAGTTCAGTATCTGGTATGGGGTCGTATGAACACCTACAACAATATCAGCAGCATCCCAATCAATCCCAATTCCGCCTTCAACCAATGTCTGCTGTTGGTCATCCTTTTAGGGATCAAGGAGCAAAGCCTATGCAGGCTGCCCAGACAGCTTCGGATCCATTTGGCTTGCGTGGTTTATTAAGTGTGATAAGAATGAGTGATCCTGATTTGTCATCTCTTGCACTTGGAATTGACCTAACTACACTTGGATTGAACTTGAATTCTACGGAAAATCTTCATAAAACGTTTGGTTCCCCATGGTCAGACGAGCCTGCAAAGGGTGATACTGAATATGCTGTGCCACAATGTTATTATGCCAAACAACCACCACCTTTAAGT CAAGCATACTTCTCAAAGTTCCAATTAGACACGCTGTTCTACATTTTTTATAG TATGCCAAAGGATGAAGCTCAATTGTATGCGGCAAATGAGTT ATATAATAGAGCCTGGTTCTATCATCGGGAGATACACTATTGGTTTACAAGAGTTAGCAACATGGAGCCTCTTGTGAAGACAAGTGCTTACGAGAGAGGTTCTTATATCTGTTTTGATCCAAACACATGGGAGACAATTCGAAAG GAtaattttgttcttcattatGACATGTTGGAAAAGAGACCAGCTCTGCCTCAACATTGA
- the LOC125190311 gene encoding probable NOT transcription complex subunit VIP2 isoform X1, whose translation MSGLLNSSLNGSTSSLPDSTGRSYTSSFSVQSGAGSPVYHHAGNIQGLHNLHGNFNVPNMPGALGSRSTTMNNIASSGLQQASGNLSTGRFSSNNLPVALSQISHSNTHVHSGMASRGGMSVIGNQGYSSSTNGVGGSIPGILPTSAAISNRTSVSGLGISPVLGNAGQRMASSMGSIVGGGNIGRNISSGGGLSMPGLTSRLNLSANSGSGNLNVQGQNRLMSGVLQQASPQVLSMFGNSYPSAGGPLSQNHVQSVNNLTGMSMFGDMNSNDGAPFDINDFPQLNSRPSSSGGQGQIGSLRKQGLSPIVQQNQEFSIQNEDFPALPGFKGGNIDYSMDMHQKEQIHDTSVSMMQPQNFSMGRSSGFNLGATYSPHRPQQQQQHTQSASGSGGPFSNVNNQDLLHVHSSELFPPSHSNYHSQSSGPPGIGLRPLNSPSSVSGMGSYEHLQQYQQHPNQSQFRLQPMSAVGHPFRDQGAKPMQAAQTASDPFGLRGLLSVIRMSDPDLSSLALGIDLTTLGLNLNSTENLHKTFGSPWSDEPAKGDTEYAVPQCYYAKQPPPLSQAYFSKFQLDTLFYIFYSMPKDEAQLYAANELYNRAWFYHREIHYWFTRVSNMEPLVKTSAYERGSYICFDPNTWETIRKDNFVLHYDMLEKRPALPQH comes from the exons atgtcAGGGTTGCTCAAT TCATCACTGAACGGTTCTACTTCAAGTCTTCCTGACAGCACAGGGCGTTCATacacatcatcattttctgTACAGTCCGGTGCTGGTTCTCCTGTTTATCATCATGCTG GAAATATCCAGGGACTGCATAATCTTCATGGAAACTTCAATGTTCCAAACATGCCGGGTGCGCTTGGATCAAGAAGTACAACTATGAATAACATTGCTTCAAGTGGGTTGCAACAAGCTTCTGGCAACCTTTCTACTGGCCGTTTTTCTTCCAACAACCTTCCAGTTGCCCTTTCTCAG ATATCTCACAGCAATACGCATGTTCATTCAGGGATGGCAAGTAGGGGTGGTATGAGTGTCATAGGAAACCAAGGATATAGTAGCAGCACTAATGGAGTTGGTGGTTCTATCCCAGGGATCCTACCAACATCTGCTGCAATTAGCAATCGGACATCTGTTTCCGGTCTTGGTATATCTCCGGTCCTAGGAAATGCAGGGCAACGAATGGCAAGTTCAATGGGTAGTATAGTTGGTGGGGGCAATATTGGCCGGAATATTAGCTCAGGTGGAGGGCTATCTATGCCTGGGCTTACTTCTCGATTGAATTTATCAGCCAACAGCGGTTCCGGAAATCTAAACGTGCAAGGACAAAATAGGCTGATGAGTGGTGTACTTCAACAAG CTTCTCCACAGGTACTGTCAATGTTTGGCAATTCCTATCCTTCTGCTGGTGGTCCTCTATCTCAAAACCATGTTCAGTCCGTAAATAATCTTACGGGTATGAGCATGTTTGGTGACATGAATTCCAATGATGGTGCTCCTTTTGATATTAATGATTTCCCTCAGCTGAATAGTCGTCCCAGTTCATCTGGAGGCCAAGGGCAAATAG GTTCTTTACGAAAGCAAGGCCTTAGTCCTATTGTTCAACAAAATCAGGAGTTCAGTATCCAAAATGAAGATTTTCCAGCCTTACCTGGATTTAAGG GTGGCAACATAGATTACTCAATGGACATGCATCAGAAAGAACAAATTCATGATACCTCTGTTTCCATGATGCAGCCCCAAAATTTTTCT ATGGGACGCTCTTCTGGTTTCAACTTGGGTGCAACTTATTCACCCCATCGGCCacaacagcagcagcaacatACTCAATCAGCAAGTGGTAGTGGTGGGCCCTTTTCTAATGTAAATAATCAAGATCTGCTCCATGTACATAGTTCGGAGTTGTTTCCACCATCACATTCGAACTATCATTCACAG AGCAGTGGACCCCCGGGAATTGGATTGCGGCCTCTGAATAGTCCAAGTTCAGTATCTGGTATGGGGTCGTATGAACACCTACAACAATATCAGCAGCATCCCAATCAATCCCAATTCCGCCTTCAACCAATGTCTGCTGTTGGTCATCCTTTTAGGGATCAAGGAGCAAAGCCTATGCAGGCTGCCCAGACAGCTTCGGATCCATTTGGCTTGCGTGGTTTATTAAGTGTGATAAGAATGAGTGATCCTGATTTGTCATCTCTTGCACTTGGAATTGACCTAACTACACTTGGATTGAACTTGAATTCTACGGAAAATCTTCATAAAACGTTTGGTTCCCCATGGTCAGACGAGCCTGCAAAGGGTGATACTGAATATGCTGTGCCACAATGTTATTATGCCAAACAACCACCACCTTTAAGT CAAGCATACTTCTCAAAGTTCCAATTAGACACGCTGTTCTACATTTTTTATAG TATGCCAAAGGATGAAGCTCAATTGTATGCGGCAAATGAGTT ATATAATAGAGCCTGGTTCTATCATCGGGAGATACACTATTGGTTTACAAGAGTTAGCAACATGGAGCCTCTTGTGAAGACAAGTGCTTACGAGAGAGGTTCTTATATCTGTTTTGATCCAAACACATGGGAGACAATTCGAAAG GAtaattttgttcttcattatGACATGTTGGAAAAGAGACCAGCTCTGCCTCAACATTGA
- the LOC125190312 gene encoding probable LRR receptor-like serine/threonine-protein kinase At1g05700: MHKSVIPFALFNFILYSQGQPDSWIGIDCGSNKSTATFDLIWDTDEAYIKLGTNHLVPDSTLISLVIFQTLRVFTDQNKNCYTLPKTSSYGYFIRAAFLYANYDGQSRPPTFDLEIDGNKWTTVVTTPTDYTFYEILYWSQKRNISVCLATTNKDEIPFISSLEAWPIYYTMYTGLSRDMAWLTTYRYDYGSSNGVLGYAEGDEFNRIWEPIAVAGAVNTSGGSVSSCDENAPETAVEDAIESQDNATSLFLSFGPMKTATPIFIEAYFTQMGAGPLDTRSFEMYVSENDMGTITTTYYTCSTKSLFIQMASNNITIELHPTPESTLPPIISAIEIYTATDPLITNGTNQSDLNGLMSFTNAYSRLNGWSGEPCLPTDTVWQWLGCSATVPPRVTSLYLSGYQLNGGLTNFQQMQALVDIDLSNNSLSGKIPDFLGQLPNLRKLNLSHNDFSGEVPTTIRHNKRLTYDVSGNPNLDLKDGGSSKTALIVGLAVGIPLLVIAVLLIVFWLRRVRKTENGSTNPQEHTPPTAPPADDQQDYIDLKKDETMAPDMNLDELEVVIDKYENGGDHAHALLPSDDDDDCVAVPGDASNDESMVPDLDLDELHEIIQQKKEEAGAQGR; this comes from the exons ATGCACAAGTCAGTAATCCCTTTTGCTCTCTTCAATTTCATACTCTATTCACAAG GTCAACCAGATTCATGGATAGGGATAGATTGTGGCTCCAACAAAAGCACTGCTACTTTCGACCTCATCTGGGACACCGATGAGGCCTACATCAAGTTGGGGACGAATCATCTCGTCCCCGACAGCACCCTCATCAGCTTAGTCATTTTCCAAACCCTCCGCGTCTTCACTGACCAGAACAAGAACTGCTACACATTGCCAAAAACCAGCAGCTACGGATACTTCATCAGAGCAGCGTTTCTGTACGCAAACTACGATGGACAGTCCAGGCCTCCCACTTTCGATCTCGAGATTGATGGGAATAAATGGACGACTGTTGTCACTACACCCACAGACTACACTTTCTATGAGATTCTGTATTGGTCTCAAAAGCGTAACATCAGCGTGTGCTTAGCAACAACAAACAAAGACGAGATCCCCTTCATTTCCTCACTCGAAGCATGGcctatttattatactatgtaCACAGGACTGAGCCGGGACATGGCCTGGCTCACCACGTATCGCTACGACTATGGCTCTAGCAACGGTGTTTTGGG GTACGCAGAGGGAGACGAGTTCAACAGGATATGGGAGCCGATTGCTGTAGCAGGTGCCGTCAACACAAGTGGCGGTAGTGTGTCCTCTTGCGATGAAAATGCTCCAGAAACTGCCGTTGAAGATGCCATAGAATCTCAAGACAATGCAACCTCACTCTTCCTATCATTCGGGCCAATGAAGACTGCCACTCCTATCTTCATCGAGGCCTATTTCACACAAATGGGGGCGGGACCCTTAGACACCAGATCCTTCGAAATGTACGTATCTGAAAATGACATGGGCACCATCACCACAACCTACTATACCTGTTCTACAAAATCATTGTTTATACAGATGGCAAGCAACAACATCACTATTGAGCTGCACCCCACGCCAGAGTCCACGCTCCCGCCCATCATCAGTGCCATTGAGATATATACCGCCACTGATCCCCTTATTACAAACGGAACTAACCAAAGTGACT TGAATGGGCTGATGAGCTTCACCAACGCATACTCTCGACTCAACGGATGGAGCGGGGAGCCGTGTCTCCCCACCGACACCGTCTGGCAATGGTTGGGCTGCTCCGCCACTGTTCCACCCAGAGTCACTTCTTT ATATCTTTCAGGATACCAACTCAATGGCGGTCTTACTAATTTCCAACAAATGCAAGCTCTTGTTGACAT AGATTTGAGCAATAACAGTCTTAGTGGGAAAATCCCAGATTTCCTTGGACAACTACCAAATTTGAGGAAACT TAACCTGTCACACAACGATTTCTCCGGGGAGGTCCCAACCACAATCCGCCACAACAAAAGGCTTACATACGA TGTATCTGGAAACCCGAATCTTGACCTTAAAGATGGTGGTAGCTCGAAAACAGCCTTGATCGTAGGCCTAGCTGTGGGCATACCACTGCTTGTTATAGCAGTGTTGCTTATCGTATTCTGGCTAAGACGAGtaagaaaaacagaaaatggGAGCACAAATCCACAAGAACATACTCCGCCCACTGCACCTCCAGCAGATGATCAACAAGACTacattgatttaaaaaaagatgaaacaaTGGCTCCAGATATGAACTTGGATGAACTTGAGGTAGTGATTGATAAGTATGAAAATGGTGGAGATCATGCTCATGCTCTGCTACCGtctgatgatgatgacgatTGTGTTGCCGTCCCTGGAGATGCAAGTAACGATGAATCCATGGTCCcagatttggatttggatgagCTTCATGAGATCATTCAGCAAAAAAAGGAAGAGGCTGGTGCGCAGGGGAGATAG
- the LOC125190310 gene encoding E3 UFM1-protein ligase 1 homolog — MDDELLELQRQFEFAQQAKSSIRLSERNVVELVQKLQQLEIIDFELLHTSSGKEYITQGQLRSEIVSEINNRGRVSLIDLADSIGVDLYHVEKQSEYVVSNDSTLMLINGEIVSSSYWDTVSEEINERLQECSQISLAEIAAQLQVGSELIVSVLETRIGTLIKGRLEAGQLYTPAYVARLNAMVRGAARGIAVPMNMSAWWSSLQALLQDMDGFSGVAVESSFFQSLFNSLVKGGEILGSLRAGVHWTPSVFATAQKECVDSFFSQNSFISYETLRKLGIPQPIQFLQSRYPEGKALDTVFVHNSLIEMLDASVDDAVECGSWIVSLTILPTSFTSQDASKVLSFCPTVQRALKSGKAHILGESYILSDTFVKHLFDSIQKEMENISLAEHTAVGPSDVSHLIKDARQGNDDSSNLTDQDEYGNQNGIGKSASEKGSKKKKGKAAGNVKAGSAESGTELHESTKKKQKKGKVNPGAQVSDPKSGAKKDTERLDQPSFLSEKSLIQKIMSMIPDLEEQGLDDPETVLAPLAHYLRPMLLKSWMERRKAAFTENAQQMKQLHDDLQRMLDEAFLNIQLYEKALDLFEDDPPNAVLLHKHLLRTAATPIVDTLLVHLDKYEKLKSGLQLEGSQIPEPVVMSSADRIALAKGLPGSLSAKALELVETLEGKLVEAFLSAARELTEESGLVFKKLDKKLERTLLHSYKKDLTSQVSAESDPVALLAKVVSLLYVQIHGKALQAPGRAISVAVARLKDKLDDLAFKTLQDYQKAAVTLLSLMSSATGNEEDCTSDRILSQRELLEGLMPALKSLVTKS; from the exons ATGGATGACGAACTTCTGGAACTGCAGAGGCAATTCGAGTTCGCACAGCAGGCGAAATCGAGCATCCGTTTGTCCGAACGAAACGTCGTCGAATTGGTCCAGAAACTCCAGCAGCTCGAAATCATCGACTTCGAACTTCTCCACACCTCATCCGGCAAAGAATACATCACTCAG GGGCAATTGAGGAGTGAAATTGtttctgaaataaataatagaggTCGAGTATCCTTGATTGATTTGGCGGATTCCATAGGCGTAGATTTGTACCATGTCGAAAAGCAATCGGAATACGTTGTGTCCAATGACTCTACGCTTATGTTGATTAATGGCGAGATAGTTTCCAGTTCTTATTGGGACACAGTTTCCGAGGAAATCAATGAAAGGCTCCAGGAATGCAGCCAAATTTCGTTGGCGGAGATTGCGGCACAGCTGCAAGTGGGATCAGAACTGATCGTCTCTGTTCTAGAAACTCGTATTGGGACATTG ATCAAAGGTCGGCTTGAGGCTGGACAACTGTATACACCGGCATATGTTGCACGTTTGAATGCAATGGTGCGCGGAGCAGCAAGAGGGATTGCTGTTCCTATGAATATGTCGGCATGGTGGAGCTCATTGCAGGCTCTTTTGCAAGATATGGATGGGTTTAGTGGAGTGGCGGTTGAGAGTAGTTTTTTCCAGTCATTGTTTAATAGTTTGGTTAAAGGCGGAGAGATTCTTGGCTCACTTCGCGCTGGAGTTCACTGGACACCTTCT GTTTTCGCCACAGCTCAAAAAGAATGTGTGGATTCTTTCTTTTCGCAG AATTCCTTCATAAGCTATGAAACTCTTCGCAAACTTGGAATACCACAACCTATTCAGTTTTTGCAG TCCAGATATCCTGAAGGCAAGGCTCTTGATACTGTCTTTGTTCATAATTCGCTGATTGAAATGTTGGACGCATCTGTGGATGATGCTGTTGAATGTGGCAGCTG GATCGTTTCGCTTACAATTTTACCCACATCCTTTACCTCCCAAGATGCATCTAAGGTTCTTTCATTTTGTCCAACTGTTCAAAGAGCTCTGAAG TCTGGAAAAGCACATATTTTGGGGGAATCATATATTTTGAGTGATACTTTTGTGAAG CATTTGTTTGATAGTATTCAGAAAGAGATGGAGAACATTAGTCTTGCTGAACATACTGCTGTTGGGCCATCTGATGTTTCACATCTCATCAAAGATGCCAGGCAGGGAAATGATGACAGCAGCAACCTAACTGACCAAGATGAATATGGTAACCAAAATGGCATAGGTAAATCAGCTTCAGAAAAAGgttctaaaaagaaaaaaggaaaagcaGCTGGGAATGTGAAAGCCGGGAGTGCTGAAAGTGGTACAGAGTTACACGAATCAACTAAGAAAAAGCAGAAAAAGGGAAAGGTTAACCCAGGTGCACAAGTTTCAGATCCAAAGTCAGGTGCCAAAAAAGATACTGAGAGGTTGGATCAACCAAGCTTTCTATcagaaaaatcattaattcaGAAGATAATGTCAATGATCCCAGATTTGGAGGAACAAG GTTTGGATGATCCTGAGACCGTTCTTGCACCTCTGGCCCACTATTTGAGACCTATGCTTCTAAAGTCATGGATGGAAAGAAGAAAGGCTGCTTTTACGGAGAATGCTCAGCAAATGAAACAGCTGCATGATGATTTACAGCGTATGCTTGATGAG GCATTCTTAAATATCCAATTATATGAAAAAGCACTAGATTTGTTCGAAGATGACCCGCCAAATGCT GTTCTCTTGCATAAACACTTGTTACGAACTGCAGCCACCCCAATTGTGGACACTCTCTTAGTTCATTTG GACAAGTACGAGAAACTGAAGAGTGGACTTCAACTTGAGGGATCCCAAATTCCTGAACCTGTAGTAATGAGCTCTGCAGATAGAATTGCTCTG GCGAAGGGTTTGCCTGGGTCTTTATCAGCCAAAGCCCTTGAGCTGGTTGAAACTTTAGAGGGGAAG CTGGTGGAAGCATTCTTAAGTGCAGCAAGAGAATTAACAGAGGAAAG TGGTTTAGTATTCAAGAAACTTGATAAGAAGTTGGAGAGGACTCTTCTGCATTCCTACAAAAAG GATTTAACGTCTCAAGTTTCTGCTGAATCTGATCCTGTCGCTCTTCTGGCGAAAGTTGTTTCTTTACTATATGTTCAG ATACATGGAAAAGCTCTTCAAGCTCCTGGCAGAGCAATTTCAGTCGCTGTGGCTCGATTGAAG GATAAACTGGATGATTTAGCATTCAAGACCTTACAAGATTATCAAAAGGCAGCGGTGACCCTTCTATCTCTGATGTCCTCAGCAACTGGCAAC GAAGAAGACTGTACGTCAGACAGAATATTGAGCCAGAGGGAGCTCCTTGAGGGTTTGATGCCTGCGTTGAAGAGCTTAGTTACGAAATCCTGA
- the LOC125186497 gene encoding 3-ketoacyl-CoA synthase 12-like, with protein sequence MNLAVAMFFYSLSLLSLLYLIWRFFDARRHRNCYILDYECYKPTDDRRLSTKFSGEVIRRNKHLGLNEYKFLLKAIVSSGIGEETYAPKMVFEGREASPTLRDGLVEMDEFFHDSIDKLLTRTAIHPADIDVLVVNISMLATVPSLSSRIINQYKMREDVKVYNLTGMGCSASLISVNIIQNVMKTRRNTTAMVVTSESLSLGWYTGNDRSMILANCLFRSGGCAMILTNKPSLKDKAMFKLRTLVRTHHGARDESYDCCVQKEDEKGFIGFHLGKNLPKAATRAFVDNLKVMAPKILPIRELARFTALLVARKVRQKWSKAGGGGARPLINFKTGVDHFCLHTGGKAVIDAIAQNLDLSEYDVEPARMTLHRFGNTSASSLWYVLAYMEAKKRLKKGDKVFMISFGAGFKCNSCLWEVMRDLDGRNVWSEFIDKYPLKNLANPFLEKFGWLHNEDPDTFFVPDDYEIPD encoded by the coding sequence ATGAATCTGGCCGTCGCAATGTTCTTCTactccctctctctcctctctctcctctacttGATATGGCGATTCTTCGACGCCAGGAGGCACCGCAACTGCTACATCCTCGACTACGAGTGCTACAAGCCCACCGACGACCGCCGCCTCAGCACGAAATTCTCCGGCGAGGTCATCCGCCGCAACAAGCACCTCGGCCTCAACGAGTACAAGTTCCTCCTCAAGGCCATCGTGAGCTCCGGCATCGGCGAGGAGACGTACGCCCCGAAGATGGTGTTCGAGGGGCGCGAGGCCTCCCCGACCCTCCGCGACGGCCTGGTCGAGATGGACGAGTTCTTCCACGACAGCATCGACAAGCTCCTCACCCGCACCGCCATCCACCCGGCCGACATCGACGTCCTCGTCGTCAACATCTCCATGCTCGCCACCGTCCCCTCCCTCTCCTCCCGCATCATCAATCAATACAAGATGCGGGAGGATGTAAAGGTGTACAACCTCACCGGCATGGGCTGCAGCGCCAGCTTGATCTCTGTGAACATCATCCAGAATGTCATGAAAACTCGGAGGAACACTACTGCCATGGTTGTGACTTCAGAGTCGCTCAGCCTCGGCTGGTACACAGGGAACGACCGTTCGATGATCCTCGCCAACTGCCTGTTTCGATCAGGCGGCTGCGCGATGATCCTCACTAATAAACCCTCACTGAAGGATAAGGCCATGTTCAAGCTGAGGACGCTGGTGCGGACGCACCACGGAGCCAGAGATGAATCCTACGACTGCTGCGTTCAGAAGGAAGACGAGAAAGGGTTTATAGGGTTTCATTTGGGGAAAAATCTGCCAAAGGCCGCGACACGCGCTTTTGTTGACAATCTGAAGGTCATGGCGCCGAAAATCCTCCCGATCCGTGAGCTGGCCCGGTTCACAGCGCTGCTGGTGGCGCGGAAGGTGCGGCAGAAGTGGAGCAAGGCGGGAGGCGGAGGGGCGAGGCCGCTGATCAACTTCAAAACAGGGGTGGATCACTTCTGCCTGCACACGGGAGGGAAAGCGGTGATCGATGCGATCGCGCAGAATCTGGATCTGAGCGAGTACGACGTGGAGCCGGCGCGGATGACGCTGCATAGGTTCGGGAACACGTCCGCGAGCAGCTTGTGGTACGTGCTGGCGTATATGGAGGCGAAGAAGCGGCTGAAGAAGGGGGATAAGGTGTTCATGATCAGCTTCGGGGCGGGTTTCAAGTGCAACAGCTGTTTGTGGGAAGTGATGAGGGATTTGGATGGGAGGAATGTGTGGAGTGAGTTTATTGATAAGTATCCGTTGAAGAATCTGGCTAATCCTTTCTTGGAGAAGTTTGGATGGCTGCATAATGAGGATCCTGATACCTTCTTCGTCCCCGATGATTACGAAATACCCGATTAA